One genomic window of Bacteroidales bacterium includes the following:
- a CDS encoding HIT family protein translates to MASIFSKIVAGEIPSYRIHEDDRYYAFLDINPLAEGHTLVIPKVETDYLFDLEDDLLAGMMVFAKKVALAIDRTMVCKRVGVAVLGLEVPHAHIHLIPINDLHDIEFSKPKLKFSDEELRATAWKISSALQ, encoded by the coding sequence ATGGCTTCCATTTTTTCAAAGATTGTCGCAGGAGAAATTCCGTCCTACCGCATCCATGAGGATGACCGGTACTACGCATTTCTGGATATCAATCCTCTGGCGGAAGGACATACACTGGTCATTCCCAAAGTTGAAACAGATTACCTGTTCGACCTGGAGGATGATCTGCTGGCCGGTATGATGGTATTTGCAAAAAAGGTGGCCCTGGCCATTGACCGCACCATGGTGTGCAAGCGGGTTGGAGTGGCTGTTCTCGGACTGGAAGTTCCCCATGCCCACATTCACCTGATTCCCATTAACGACCTGCATGATATTGAGTTTAGCAAACCGAAACTGAAATTTTCAGATGAAGAGCTCCGGGCTACAGCCTGGAAGATTTCATCTGCCCTTCAATAG
- the greA gene encoding transcription elongation factor GreA: MAQASYMTEEGLANLKRDLEQLTNVERPAISQQIAEARDKGDLSENAEYDAAKEAQGLLELRIAKLEDMVANARIIDESKIDTSQVQILNKVKIKNTKNNQQVVYMLVSESESDIKSGKISVATPIARGLLGKKVGDVVDIKVPSGVMSFEILEISL, from the coding sequence ATGGCACAAGCTTCGTATATGACAGAGGAGGGACTGGCCAATCTTAAAAGAGATTTGGAGCAGTTGACCAATGTGGAAAGGCCGGCCATTTCGCAACAGATTGCCGAGGCCAGGGATAAGGGTGACCTGTCTGAAAATGCTGAGTATGATGCAGCAAAGGAGGCACAGGGTTTGCTGGAGTTGAGAATCGCCAAGCTGGAAGATATGGTGGCCAACGCCAGGATTATTGATGAATCAAAAATCGATACCTCACAGGTACAGATTCTCAATAAGGTAAAGATCAAGAATACTAAGAATAACCAGCAGGTGGTATATATGCTGGTCTCCGAAAGTGAATCGGATATCAAAAGCGGAAAGATTTCTGTCGCCACGCCCATTGCAAGAGGATTGTTGGGTAAAAAGGTTGGTGATGTGGTGGATATCAAGGTTCCATCGGGAGTGATGTCCTTTGAGATCTTAGAGATATCTCTATAA
- the ahcY gene encoding adenosylhomocysteinase produces MDTKTYKETLPYKVADISLAEFGRKEIEIAEKEMPGLMSIRRKNAETKPLKGARIMGSLHMTIQTAVLIETLVELGADVRWASCNIFSTQDHAAAAIAAAGVPVFAWKGETLEEYWWCTAQALNFPKGKGPHMIVDDGGDATLLIHKGYDAENDASLLSVKASSHEEAVIYETLKGILDEDPGRWHRTVPEIKGVSEETTTGVHRLYQMMEQGKLLFPAINVNDSVTKSKFDNLYGCRESLADGIKRATDVMVAGKVVVVAGYGDVGKGCAHSMKSYGARVIVTEIDPICALQAAMEGYEVNTMEEALKQGNIFVTTTGNKDVITAEHMASMKDQAIVCNIGHFDNEIQVAQLENWKGIRKINIKPQVDKYLYEDGHAIFLLAEGRLVNLGCATGHPSFVMSNSFSNQVLAQLDLWKKEYTTGVYMLPKHLDEEVARLHLEQLGVKLTTLTPEQAEYLGVKVEGPYKPHHYRY; encoded by the coding sequence ATGGATACTAAAACATATAAAGAGACACTCCCTTACAAGGTTGCTGATATCAGCCTGGCCGAATTTGGGAGAAAGGAGATTGAAATTGCTGAGAAGGAGATGCCCGGACTGATGTCCATCCGCAGGAAGAATGCCGAAACAAAGCCCCTGAAGGGGGCCAGGATCATGGGATCCCTGCATATGACCATACAGACAGCGGTCCTCATTGAGACCCTGGTGGAACTGGGAGCCGATGTGCGCTGGGCCAGCTGTAATATTTTCAGCACCCAGGATCATGCTGCTGCTGCTATTGCCGCTGCAGGTGTTCCGGTTTTTGCATGGAAGGGGGAGACTCTGGAAGAGTACTGGTGGTGCACCGCCCAGGCTCTTAACTTTCCGAAAGGGAAGGGGCCCCATATGATTGTGGATGACGGAGGAGATGCCACCCTGCTGATCCACAAAGGGTACGATGCTGAAAACGATGCCTCTTTGCTCAGTGTCAAAGCTTCAAGTCATGAAGAAGCAGTGATTTACGAAACTCTGAAAGGGATCCTGGATGAGGATCCTGGAAGATGGCACCGGACGGTCCCGGAGATCAAAGGAGTCTCTGAAGAAACCACCACCGGGGTACATCGTCTCTACCAGATGATGGAGCAGGGAAAACTGCTGTTCCCGGCCATTAATGTCAACGATTCTGTTACCAAGTCCAAGTTTGACAATCTCTACGGATGCCGGGAGTCTCTGGCAGATGGCATCAAACGTGCTACCGATGTGATGGTGGCAGGAAAAGTGGTGGTGGTCGCCGGCTATGGGGATGTGGGAAAAGGATGTGCGCACTCCATGAAATCCTATGGAGCCCGGGTCATTGTTACCGAGATTGATCCTATCTGTGCCCTGCAGGCTGCCATGGAAGGTTATGAGGTGAATACCATGGAAGAAGCCTTAAAGCAGGGAAATATCTTTGTGACCACTACGGGGAACAAGGATGTGATCACCGCAGAACACATGGCATCCATGAAAGATCAGGCCATTGTTTGCAATATCGGACATTTCGATAATGAAATTCAGGTAGCTCAACTGGAAAACTGGAAAGGCATCCGCAAGATCAATATCAAACCTCAGGTAGACAAGTATCTCTATGAGGATGGCCATGCCATTTTCCTGCTGGCCGAAGGTCGTCTTGTGAACCTGGGTTGTGCTACCGGTCACCCGTCGTTTGTGATGAGTAACTCATTCTCAAATCAAGTTCTGGCGCAGCTTGATTTGTGGAAGAAAGAGTACACGACAGGGGTCTATATGCTTCCCAAGCATCTCGATGAAGAGGTAGCCAGGCTGCACCTGGAACAACTGGGGGTAAAACTGACTACCCTGACACCGGAGCAAGCTGAATACCTGGGTGTAAAAGTAGAGGGTCCCTACAAACCACATCATTACCGGTATTGA
- a CDS encoding bifunctional riboflavin kinase/FAD synthetase, with translation MKVWDINDSFSLKRPVATIGIFDGVHSGHKFILDHLISRARKHGGESVVVTLWPHPRIVLNKELHHFKLLHTQEEKIREMERHGVDHLLIVPFDREIASLTACDFVQKYLVDKLGVEVLLVGYDNRFGKDRKGDPEGLSMCAEKNRFIIEKIPEYLLEHGGVSSTGIREAILRGDLETARKLLGYHYYLSGTIVEGNHIGRKMGFPTANIHPRHPYKLIPMNGVYAIRTELRGGLYNGMLNIGFRPTIDSAMAVKTIEAHLFEITGDFYNEEVVIHFVKRVRDEMKFSGLDALKKQLQKDKENIQNILY, from the coding sequence TAAAACGGCCTGTAGCCACCATTGGGATATTTGATGGAGTCCATTCCGGACATAAGTTTATCCTGGATCATCTGATTTCCCGGGCCAGGAAACATGGGGGTGAGTCGGTGGTGGTGACCCTCTGGCCACATCCGCGTATTGTTCTGAACAAAGAACTGCATCACTTTAAATTGCTTCATACACAGGAAGAGAAAATCAGGGAGATGGAAAGGCACGGGGTCGACCATCTGCTCATCGTTCCTTTCGACAGGGAAATTGCTTCATTGACTGCTTGTGATTTTGTACAGAAGTACCTGGTTGATAAACTTGGGGTGGAGGTGCTGCTGGTAGGTTATGACAACAGGTTCGGGAAGGACCGGAAAGGAGATCCGGAAGGCTTGAGCATGTGTGCGGAAAAGAACAGGTTCATCATTGAAAAGATACCCGAATACCTTTTGGAACACGGCGGGGTTAGCTCCACAGGTATACGGGAAGCCATATTAAGAGGGGATCTGGAAACTGCCAGGAAACTACTGGGATACCACTACTACCTCTCGGGTACAATCGTGGAAGGAAATCATATTGGCAGAAAGATGGGGTTTCCCACTGCAAATATTCATCCACGGCATCCCTATAAACTGATTCCCATGAATGGGGTGTATGCTATTCGTACCGAACTTAGAGGAGGCTTGTACAATGGAATGTTGAACATAGGGTTTCGTCCTACCATCGACAGCGCCATGGCAGTAAAAACCATTGAGGCACACCTCTTTGAAATTACGGGGGATTTTTATAATGAAGAGGTGGTGATCCATTTTGTAAAAAGAGTCAGGGATGAGATGAAATTCAGCGGCCTGGATGCATTGAAAAAGCAGCTTCAGAAGGACAAGGAAAACATTCAGAATATACTATACTAA